CAAGGGCCGCGCCCTGTACGTCACCTACGCGGACGCCCCGGGCCCCAACGGGCAGTCCGCCGGCTCCGTCCACCGCCTCGACACGGTGACGGACACCTGGAGTGAAGTCACACCGGTGCAGCCCGACGCCGCGGCCGGTGACGGCTTCGGCTACGGCGGTGTCGCGGTCGACGCGCGCCGCGCCGGCACGCTCGTGGTCACCACCAACAACCGCTGGTCGCAGATCGACACGGTGTTCCGCTCCACCGACGCGGGTGCCACCTGGACCTCGCTCAAGGACACCGCGGTCCTCGATGTCGCGGAGACCCCCTATCTGCGGTGGGGCGGGGAGGCCAAGTTCGGCTGGTGGATCCAGGCCGTGGCCGTCGACCCGTTCGACTCGCGGCACATCGTGTTCGGGACCGGCGCGACGATCTTCGGGACCCGCGACCTCGTCCACTGGGCCCCGGAGATCCGAGGTCTGGAGGAGTCGTCGGTACGCTTCCTGCTCGCCCCGCCGGGAAAGGGCGCCCGTCTCCTCAGCGGCCTGGGCGACATCGGGGTGATGTACCACGACTCGCTGACCGCCTCCCCGTCGCGCGGCATGGCGTCGAATCCGGTCTTCGGCACGGCCACCGGCCTCGCCCTGGCCGCGCTGAAGCCCGCCTACGTCGTGCGGACGGGCTGGCCGTCGGGCTCCACCTCCGCCGGGGCGTCCTCGGACGACGGCGGCAGGACCTGGCAGCCGTTCGCCACCCAGCCGGAGATCGCCGCCTCCGCCCCCGGTCCGGTCGCGGTCTCCGCGGACGGGTCGGTCCTGCTCTGGTCGTTCGTCCACTGGGACGGCACCAAGTACCCCGCTCACCGCTCCACCGACGGCGGCGCGAGCTGGACCGAGGTCGCCACGTTCCCCAAGGGCGCGGCCCCGGTCGCCGATCCGCTCGACCCGCGGCGCTTCTACGTCTACGACACCGACACCGGAGCGGTCTTCCACTCCGCGGACGGCGGGGCGACCTTCGCCCCCGGCGCGGCCGGACTCCCCTCCGGTGACGTGCAGTTCAAGGTGGCGGCGGCGCCCGGACGTTGCGGCGACCTGTGGCTCTCCGCGAAGGACAACGGACTGTTCCGTTCGACGGACGGCGGGCTGACGTTCACGGCCGTGGCCGGCTGCCAGGCCTCGCACGCCCTCGGCTTCGGCAGGGCGGCTCCGGTGAAGGACCGCAAGCGGCCCGGTGCCGGCTATCCGGCCGTCTTCCAGACGGGCAGGGTCTCCGCGACGCACGACGGCGTGGCGGTGCTGCGCTCGGACGACGCGGGCGCCACCTGGGTCCGGATCAACGACGACTCCCACCAGTGGGGCTGGACCGGCGAAGTGATCACCGGCGACCCCCGCGTCCACGGCCGTGTCTACCTGGGCACCAACGGCCGCGGCATCCAGTACGCAGAACCCGCATAAGCAAGAAGGAACGAGAGACGCCATGCCGTCCCTGCGCGACGCAGCCCGTGGCCGCATCCTCTTCGGAGGCGACTACAACCCCGAACAGTGGCCCGAGGAGGTGTGGGAGGACGACGCCCGGCTGATGAAGGAGGCCGGGGTCAACTCCGTCACCCTCGGCGTCTTCTCCTGGGCGAAAATCGAACCACGCCCAGGAGCACGGGAGTTCGGCTGGCTGGACCGGCTGATGGACCTGATGCACACGAACGGCATCGGCGTCGTGCTCGCCACCCCGACCGCGTCCCCGCCGCCGTGGATGGGGGCGCGGCACCCGGAGACCCTGCCGCGCACCGAGGACGGCTCGGTCGTCTGGTACGGCTCGCGCCAGCAGTTCTGTGCGAGCTCCCCCGTCTACCGGCGCTACGCCGCGGCCCTCACCGAGGACCTCGCGGCGCGGTACGCGGACCATCCCGCGCTCACCGTCTGGCACATCAACAACGAGTACTGCACCCACTGCTGGTGCGACGAGACGGCCGCCCACTTCCGCCGGTGGCTGCGCAGCCGGTACGGCACGGTCGACGCACTCAACGAGGCCTGGGGCACGGCGTTCTGGAGCCAGCGCTACGACTCCTGGACCGAGATCCTGCCGCCGCGCAAGGCGCAGTACATGAAGAACCCGGCGCAGGTGCTGGACTTCAAGCGGTTCACCTCCGACGCGCTGATGGAGTGCTATGTCGCGGAGCGCGACATCGTGGCCCGGCACACCCCGCGCATTCCGGTGACGACGAACTTCATGCCGCTGTGGTCGGGCCAGGACGCCTGGGCCTGGTCGGCGCAGGAGGACATCGTCTCCGTCGACATCTATCCGGACCCGCGGGACCCGCAGGGCGGCCAGTACAACGCGATGCTCGCCGACATGACGCGCTCGCAGGCCGCAGGACCGTGGATGCTGATGGAACAGGCGGCGGGACCGGTCAACTGGCGGGGCGTCAACCACCCCAAGCCCGAGGGCCTGAACCGGCTCTGGTCGCTGCAGGCCGTGGCGCGCGGCGCCGATGCCGTCTGCTACTTCCAGTGGCGGCAGTCCCGGCAGGGCTCGGAGAAGTTCCACTCCGGGATGCTCACCCACGCCGGCGAGCAGGGCCGCACCTTCCGCGAGATCAAGCGCCTGGGAGCGGAACTCGCCACGCTGGGCCCGGCCGTCGGCGGCGGTGACGTACCCGCAGACGTGGCGATCCTGCACGACTGGGACTCGTGGTGGGCCGGCACGCAGGAGGGCAGGCCGTCCTCGCTGCTGGACTACACCGAGGTCGTGCAGCGCTGGCACCGGGCCCTGTGGGAGAACGGTGTCGCCACGGAGTTCGCCCGCCCGGATGCCGACCTCAGCCGGTTCAAGGCGGTCGCCGTACCTCATCTGTATCTGCTCACCGACGCCTCGATCGACAATCTCGTGGCGTACGCGCAGGGCGGCGGAACCCTGGTCTGCGGCTTCTTCAGCGGGGTCGCCGACGTCGACGACCGCATCAGGCCCGGCGGCATGGACGCGCGGCTGCGCGAGCTGTTCGGGATCCGCACGCTGCACGAGTGGTGGCCGCTGGACGCGGATTCGGCCGTGGAGTGCGACGGCTTCAGGGGCACCCTGTGGTCGGAGGAGCTGGAGGCGACACAGGGCACCGAGGTCGTGGCCGCGTATCGCGAAGGCGAGCTGGCCGGGCTGCCCGCGGTGCTCCGCAGGGACCGCGCCCACTACCTGTCGACGCTGCCGGAGCCGCAGGCGCTGCGTGCGCTGCTCGGTGACATGGTGCGGGCGGCCGGCGTGGAGCCCGTGCTCGCCGGGCTGCCCGAAGGGGTGGAGGCGGTCCGTCGCGGCGAGCTGCTCTTCCTGCTCCACCACGGGCGGGACTCCGTCACCGTGGCCGTGCCCGGTGCGCACGAGGAACTGCTGACCGGCCGGACGGTCGAGGACCGGGTGGAGCTGGGGCGTTACGGCGTGGCCGTGCTGCGGAGCGCCGCGCCATGACCGTCCGCACGCACATCGACGGCACGTGGGAGCCGCGTCCCGCCGCCCGCTGGGAGGACGCCTTCCTCGGCGGCAACGGCCGGCACGGGGCGATGGTGTACGGGGACCCGGTCGACGACCGGGTCGTCGTCAACCACCACACCCTGGTCCGGCCCAACGGAAGCGAACACCTGCGGCCGCCCGAGCTCGCCGACCGGCTGGACCAGCTGCAGAGCGACCTGCTCGCCGGGGACGCCACGGCCGCCGAGCGGTTCGGGGCGGGCCGGCCGCTGGTGTGGGTGCAGCCCTTCCACCCGGCCTTCCAGACCAGGATCCGGCCCACGCCGGACTCCTCGTCCGGTTCCGACGGCGGCGAGCCGCCCGCGGGCTACCGCCGTACGGTCGACTTCACCACGGGTGAGATCACGGCCGTGTGCGAGGGCAGGCGCAGTCAGGTCTTCGTCTCCCGCGCCGACGACGTGATCGTCCAGTACGTCACCGGCCCCGGGCTCGCGGTCGACCTGACCCTGGACCACGCGCTGCCGGGCGCTCCGCCGCGCCTCGCCATCGGCCGCAGCACCGTGCTGACGCCGGGCGGCGGCCGGCTGTCCCTGCGGGTGGGCTACCCGGACAGCGAACTCGCCTACACCGGGGTGACCGTGGTCCGGGCGGACGGCGGCAGGGTGTCGGTCGCGGGCGAGGGCATCCGGGTCGAGGGGGCCCGGAGCCTGTTGCTGCTCACCCGGGTGCGGCGCCACACGGGCGGCCTGGACCTCGCGGCGGAGTGTGCCGCCCTGCCGCAGGACGACTACCCGACGCTGCTGGCGCGCCACCGCGCACTGCACCGCCCGGCCTTCCAGCGGGCCTCCCTGAGCCTGGACGCCGATCCGGCCGAACGCGCCCTGCCCGGCAGCGAGCTGGTGCGCCGGCCCGGCAGCCCCGCCCTGCTGGAGCGGTTGTTCGCCGCGGGGCGGTACCACCTGCTCTCGTCCTCCGGTGTGCTGCCGCCCCGGCTCACCGGCCTGTGGACGGGCGACTGGGACACCGCCTGGTCGGGAGCGTTCACGACCAACGCCAACCTCAACCTCCAGATCGCCTCGGCGTCGGCCGCCGCGCTGCCCGAGGTGTCCGAGGCCCATGCCTCGCTGGTGTACGGGCAGTTGGCGGACTGGCGGGACAACGCACGGGCGCTGTTCGGGGCGCGCGGAATCGTCGCCCCGTCCCACACCGACGGCGAGTCCGGCCACACCCGCCACTACCAGCGGGCCTATCCGCTGCACCTGTGGACGGCCGGTGCGGACTGGCTCCTGGAACCGCTGATCGAGCACGCCGAGACGAGCGGGGCGACGGATCCCCGGCTGGTCGACGCGCTCCACGAAGTCGCGCTCTTCTACGAGGACTTCCTGACCCGCACCGCGCCCGACGGCACCGTGGCCATCGTGCCTTCGTACTCACCCGAGAACCGTCCGGCGAACGCGAGCTGGGGGACGGTGAACGCGACGATGGACATCGCGGCGGCCCGCCACGCGCTCACCGCTTCGGCCGACCGCTCCCCCACCGCTCCGGCCTCCGCACGGCGGCGGGAGCTCGCGGCCCGGCTCCCGGACTACCGGGTCAACGAGGACGGCGCGCTCGCCGAGTGGGCATGGCCGGGCCTGGAGGAGACGTACGACCACCGCCACCTCAGCCACCTGTACCCGGTGTGGCCGCTGGACGCGGTCAATCCGTACGACACCCCGGAGCTCGCGGCCGCCGCACACCGCGCACTGGAACTGCGCGGATCGGAGAACGACTCCGCCCACGGGCATCTCCACCATGCGCTGATCGCCGCACGCCTCCGGGACGGCATGCGGGTCTCGGCGGCGCTGGACGCCGTGCTGGCGGGCGACTTCTTCCACGACTCGCTGATGAGCGCCCACTATCCGTCCCGCAACGTCTACAACGCGGACGCCGCCCACACACTGCCCGCGGTGGTCATCGAGTCGCTCGTCCAGTCGACGCCCGGCCGGCTGGTCCTGCTTCCCGCACCGCCGGCCGGTTGCCCGAGCGGCGAACTGCGCGGTGTGCGCACCAGGTTCGGCGCCGGGCTGGACCTGCGCTGGAACTCCGACGGCTCCGCGACCGTGGTGCTGCATCCCACCCGTGACGCCCGGATCGATGTCCGTACGGGCAACGGCAGCATCCTCACCGATTCCTCCGCCGGAAGCACCGCGGCTCCACTGGAGCTGACGGCCGGCGTGGACCGCGTCCTCGATCTGAGGCGGCGGTAGCACTCCCCCCACCCCATCCCCCCACCATGGAAGGACACCCATGGCAACACGCACCCGCACCCTCAGCAGGTTCGTACTGGCCCCGGCAACGGCAGTGGCGGCCCTCATCGGCTTCGCCGCGGCCCCCGCCCAGGCCGCGATCTGGTCCTCCTCGGACCAGTGGGGCAACTACACCACGTCCGACGGCTACACCCTCTACAACAACATCTGGGGCTCCGGCGCAGGCTCACAGTCCATCTGGGCCAACTCATCCAGCAACTGGGGCGTTCGGGCCGACCACCCGAACACGGGCGGCATCAAGTCGTACCCCAACGCCAAGAAGGTAGTCAACAAGTCGATCACCTCGCTGTCGTCGCTCACCAGCAACTACAACGTCACCGTCCCGTCGTCCGGTGCCTACAACACCTCGTACGACATCTGGGACAGCGACTACGACTACGAGGTCATGCTCTGGGTGAACTACAACGGCGCCGTGGGTCCGCTCGGCACCTCGCAGGGAAACGTGACGCTGGGCGGCCACACCTGGACCGTCTACAAGGGCGACAACGGGGCCAACCAGGTCTTCTCGTTCCTTCGCACCTCGGACTCCACCTCGGGCACGGTCGACATCCTGCCGATCCTGAAGTGGATCAAGGACACCAAGGGCTGGTGGGGCAACGAGACCATCGGTGACGTCCAGTTCGGCTACGAGGTCACCTCGTCGGCAGGCGGACTGGACTTCACGACGAACGGATTCGGCGTCTCCTCCAGCTGATCCGTTCCTCCTCCGGCTGATCCGTACACACAAGGAGCCGGCCCCCGCGCGGGGGCCGGCTCGTGCGCGTGTCCGTGTCCGGCACTACCTCGGAGCGGGACCGGTGCTCTCACGCACCGTCAGCTCGGGTGCCAGCAGCTCCACTTCGTCCGTGCCGCGACCGGAGAGCTTCGCGACGACCTGCTCGACCGAGCGGCGCCCCATCTCCTGCGCGGGGATGGCCACGGAGGTGAGCCGCACCGAGGCCTGGGAGGCCACCTGCTCGGGGCAGATCGCGACCACCGAAACGTCCTCGGGCACCGCCCGGCCCTGCTGCCGCAGGAGATTGAGCAGCGGTTCCACCGCCGACTCGTTCTGCACGATGAACCCGGTGGTGCCGGGGCGCTCGTCGAATATCCGCGACAGGGTCTGCGCCATCGCCGGGTAGCCGCCCTCACAGGGCCGGTGCAGCACGCGCACACCGGTCTCCTGCGCCTTGGCGCGGATCCCGTCGACCGTCCGCTCGGCGAATCCGGTGTGCCGCTCGTACACCGCGGCCGCCTCGCCGATCACGGCGACCTCGCGGTGACCGAGGCCGGCGAGGTGGTCCACGCAGAGCGCTCCGGTCGCCTCGAAGTCGAGATCCACACAGGTCAGTCCGTCGGTGTCGGCGGGCAGTCCGATGAGCACGGCGGCCCGGTCGGTGTCACGCAGCAGCGGCAGCCGTTCGTCGTGGAGCTCGACGTCCATGAGGATCATCGCGTCGGCCAGCGAACTGCCGGCGATGCGCCGCACCGCGGCGGGTCCCTCCTCACCGGTGAGGAGCAGGACGTCGTATCCGTGGGTGCGGGCCGTGGTGGCGACCGCGATGGCGATCTCCATCATCACGGGGACGTACATGTCGGTGCGCAGCGGCACCATGAGCGCGATGATGTTCGACCGGCTGCTGGCGAGCGCGCGCGCACCGGCGTTGGGGTGGTAGCCGAGCTGCTGGATGCTCGACTCGACCCGCTCCCTGGTGGGCACCGAGATGGACCGCTTCCCGCTGAGGACATAGCTCACCGTGCTCGCGGAGACTCCGGCGTGCTGCGCGACCTCGGCAAGGGTGACCATTCAGCTCTCCATCACGGGACATCGTCGGACACCGGCACGGAAACCGGCCTGCACCGGCCGTTCCAGTCAGATGTGGCGAAGCGCTTCGACTTCGCCCGGTCCGCCTGTGACATGCCCGGATGGTGCGAGCCTAGACCTGCCCACACAGCGTGTCCATAGCGCTGTCGAAGCGCTTCGACTCGATGTCCCGGCAGCCCGCCGCCCGGGATGGGCCGTGGCGGCAGCCGTTTCGGCTACCGCCACGATATGCCCGGCCCGGGGCGTGGAACATCAGGGGGCGCGCGGGTACCCGTGGCTCAGGAGGCCGACGGGGTCCAGCTCCCGAGCCAGTCGGCGATCTCCTGCCCGGCCGCCCCGCTGTCACTGAGCTGCGGACGGTCGCCGCTCGCCGTACCGGCGCCGGGTCCGTCGTTGCGGTACTCCGCGAACCGGTCGTCCTTCCAGGAGAACCCGCTCATGTCGGTCCACGGCGCCGGCCGGATCGCTGCGCTCAGAGTGGTGTCGCGGACAGTGGTCATCGGGTCGAGGGTGGCGTCGCCACCGGCGTGCCAGGGGCGCCCGAGATAGAAGCTCGCCGCCGAGACGTCGCCGTTGACGGTGGAGTTGTTGATGAGGAAGCCCTTGCGGTCGGCGGCCGTGCTGGGGGCGGTGACGTATCCCGCGGAGCTGCCGTTCCACCGCTTCTTCAGGGTGATGACCGAGGCGTCGATGACCGCGCTCGCCCGGCCGAAGATGAAGTCGACGTTGCCGACGACATAGGAGTCGGTCATGTAGACCCGGCCCAGTCTGTCCTTGGCGGCGGTGTCGAGCAGCAGCGTGTCCTGGTCGCCCTCGGTGATGATCGAGTCGAGGAACACCTTGTCGGCCGCGGTGCGCAGCGCGACGGCCTGCAGCCCGCTCATGTCCTGGTGGGCGGCCTCGTCGAAGTCGTTGGCGATGGTGAGGTTACGGGCCTGGAAGCCGTCCCCCTCGGCGGCGACGGTCGCGCTGCCGCCCGTTCCGTACGTCCCCGATCCGTCGGGCTTCTGCGTACCCGAGGCGTTGTCGTAGACGATGACGGTGCTCTTGCGGCCGGGTCCGGTGCCCTGGAGCGTGACGTTCTGTTTGGCCGAGGGGATCTTCACCAGCTCGCGGTAGGTGCCGGGCGCGATCGCGATGACGGTCCGGGCCGTGTTGCCCGCGGGCACCGCGTCCACGGCGGCCTGCACGGTGCGGTACTGACCGCTGCCGTCCTTGGCGACGGTGAGCGTGGTCGCGGCGGCAGCGGTGGCGGCCGCCGCGGCGATCGTGGAGCGCGGCCCCGCCCCCGCCTTCACCAGCGCGGGCACATCGGCGGCGCTGTCGAGCGTGTAGGGGTAGGAGGCGCGCGGGTCGAAGGAGGCACCGCCGCCGCTCTCGTTGCGTCCGCCGGTGCCGCGGAAGATGCTGCCGCGCTGGACCAGGGTGGCGGTGCTGTCACGGGTGACGGGGTTGTTCAGCCCGTCGAAGTAGCTGTTCTCCAGGACCATGTTCGTGTTCCCGCGGGCGTAGTTGCCGTAACTGGTGGTGATGTCCGTGCCCGGGTCGTCCTGGAGGTAGTTGTTGTACAGGTGGGCGTGGGCCACGTTGTCGGTGGAGGGGTTGCGCTGTTCGGTCTCGTGGAACCAGTTGTGGTGGATGGTGATGTCGGCGGTGGTGTTCTCGGTCCAGCCGATCCCGAAGGCCTTGTTGTCGTGCTGGAGCCGGTTCCAGGACACGGTGAGGTAGGTGGTGTCCTTGCGGCTGTCGATCAGCCCGTCGGCCATGTTCCGCAGGTCGTTGTGGTCGATCCACACATGGTGGGCGCCGTCCATCTGGATGGCGTCCCAGTCGTGGTCCTTGTCGTTCCAGGTCCCGGCGTAGGAGTCCCGGATCGTCAGGTTGCGGATGATGACGTTGTGCACTCCCTGGCCGAGGAAGAAGCCGCCGCCGACGATGTGCCCGGAGGTGCCGGAGCCGATGATCGTCTTGTCGGAGGCGACCTTGATCTCCTTGCCCTTGGGGTCCATGGTGATGGCCGCCGCGACGACGATGACGTACGGCTGTGCCGCCGTCGCGTACTTCTCCAGGTCGGCGAGGGTGCGCACGGTCACGGTCTCACCGCCGCGCCCGCCGTACGTTCCGTCCTGTCCGAGGGCGTCGACCGAGGCGTAGCCGTCGGCCGCCTCGTCGGCCCGGACCGGGGAGGCGGCCGACGAGGCGGGGTAGGGGGTGTTCCGGATCTCCGTCGCACCGTTCGCCGTGGTGGCGGCGAATCCGGCCGCGAGGGCGGTGGCGACCGCTGTCGCCACCGCCAGTCGTGTGGTGCGGCTGCGGCTGCTGCGGTGGCTGCTGCCTGCCGGCTTGTGGGGGACGTGCTGTGCCGTTCGGCGTTCCGCTGTCATGACCTGAACCGTTCCCGTTGAGGAGATGTGGCGTTCAGGTACTGGTTGCCGCCGGTGGCCGCATGGTTGCCGGGCAGGTGCGACGGGCGGTCAGGTCAGTACGCGACAGGCCATCCGCTGCGCCAGTCGAGGAGGTTGACGCCGAGCTTCGGGGCCCCGTTGTCCTGACCGTCGTAGTAGTGGTAGACGAGCAGGTCGCCGTCGGAGTCGGCGAGCACCGACTGCCCGCCGGGCCCGATGTAGCGGCCGTGCGACTCCAGTACCGCCGTCCCGCCGTTGCTGAGCATGTTCACGCCGTTGCGGTCGTAGAACGGCCCCGTCACGCTCGTGGCGCGGCCCACCTTGACCTTGTACGTGGAGCTCGTGCCCGCACAGCAGGTGTCGTACGAGGCGAACAGGTAGTAGTAGCCGTTCCGCTTCACCACGGTCGGCGCCTCCACCGCCTTGGTCCCGGTGGGGCGGGAGGCCAGCGAGCGGCGTGCGCTGTCACCGGCGTACTGCTTGCCGGTGGACGGGTCGATGCGGATCATCTTGATCCCGGTCCACCAGGAGCCGAAGGACAGCCACCACTTGCCGTCGTCGTCCACGAAGAGGTTGGGGTCGATGGCGTTGTAGTCGCTCGACGAGCTCGACGTGTACACCGTTCCGTAGTCGGTCCAGCTGCCCGGCTGCCCGGTGGTGGAGCCGGCCAGTCCGATGGCCGAGGTGTTCGACCCGAAGGACGAAACCGCGTAGTACATCAGGTACTTGCCGCCATGGAACGAGATGTCCGGCGCCCATGGGTCGGAGGCCGAGGAGTAGTTCTTCCACCAGCTCGGCGGTGTGCTGAACGCCGATCCGGAACGGCCGAAGGCGGTGCGGTCCGTGGAGGTGCGCAGCTGGAGGTTGTCGCCGGTCGAGTAGAGCAGGTACTGCCCCGAGGACGTCCGGACCATCGAGGGGTCGTGGACGACGACGTCCCCCGTGACAGTGCCGGGGTTGGGGTACGCGGACGCGCTGCCCGGCACGAGGGCCAGGAGAAGTGCGGCGGGGAGGACCGCGAGGGTCCTTCGGAGGGTGGTGCGGCTCATGAGGGGACCTCCTGTGTTCGGTTACGGGAGGAGCGTGGGCTCGTACAGCAGTCGCCGCCAAAGGAAGTCCGGTTGTCACGAGGGTGCCGCTATTTCAGGAAATCCCATGACTCCGGTACGCCAGGGCATTCCGTTCGACATATCGAATACTGCTCGCACCTTCGAACGGACCGTAGAGTCGAACAGCTCTTGCGTCAACGGATCGCGCACGCCCGCGCAGAATCCGGGATCGCCGCGGATGCGGGGAGCGCGATGGCCATGCCCCTGGCGCCGACGGTCACCATGAGGTAGCAGCTCACCAGGGATCCCTACGGGCGCGGGGAGAACACGCGCCCGTAGGGAGAACGTCGTTCGGACGACTTCAGGCACCCAGCAGAACGGGGAAGGCCTCCATGTCGTTCTGCGTCATCACGGGCAGCTTGCGGATGTCCGCGTCCGGCACCGCGAGCCGCAGCTCCGGGAAGCGGCCGAAGAGGGCCGGCAGGGCGATCCCCGCCTCGACGCGGGAGAGCGCCGCGCCGGGGCAGATGTGCGGACCGTGACCGAAGGTCATGTGCCGGATGGGGGTGGGGCGGGTGATGTCGAAGGCCTCGGCGTCGGGGCCGTGCTGCTCGGGGTCGCGGCCGATCACCCGGTAGGAGATGACGACGCCCTCGCCCTTGGCGATGACACCGTCACCGACCTGGATGTCCTCGGTGGCGAACCGCATCAGCAAGTGGGTGGTCGGGGTGTCCCACCGCAGGGTCTCCTCGATCACGGTCTCCCAGGAGACCTCTCCGTCGAGGACCATCCGCAACTGGTCGGGGTGGGCCAGCAGGGCGCGTACGGCGTTGAGAATGAGCCCGATCGTGGTCTCGTGCCCGGCGGCGACCATCGCCTTGAGGTTGCCGACCACCTCTTCCTCGGTCAGCGGCTCGCCGCCCTCGTCGGCGAGGATGAGCGCGGAGGTCAGGTCGTCGGTCGGCTGCGCGGTCTTCTCGCGTACGAGCCCGGCGTAGAAGACGTCCAGGTCGGCGAGGAGGGCCAGGCGTTCGTCCTGCGGGGTGAGCATCGAGAAGAAGGCCTTGTACTGGCGGGTCAGCATGGCGTTCGCAGCGGGGTCGACCCCCATCAGCATGCCGACGACCCGCATGGGCAGCGGCTGCGCGAACACGGATTTGAGGTCGACGACGGCCCCGTCCCTGCCGCCCTCGGCGAGCGCGTCCAGCAGTTCCTCGGTGAACTTCTCGATGTCGGGGCGTATCGCCTCCAGCCTGCGCGGCGTGAGCGCCTGGGAGGTCTTGGTCCGCAGCCGGCGGTGCTCGTCTCCGTCGACGGTGAACATGGACCGGCCGGCGTCGATCATCCCGATGAGCGGCCACGCGTGCGTCACCTCGCCGCTCTGCCACAGGCTCCAGGCGTCGATGTCCTTCACCAGGCGTGGATCGAGGAGGAGTTGGCGTGCGTCTGCGTGCCGGGTGAGCGCCCAGGCCGGTACGCCGAGCAGCTCGATCCGGGCCAGCGGTCCGGCGTCGCGCAGCCGCGCCGTCTCACCGTCCAGGTCCTGGACCATCGGGTCGATGACGACGGTGCCGCTGTCCTGGGCTGCTGCCTGGGCGGCGGCGTGGGGGCAGTTCACGAGAAGTCTCCTGTCGTACG
This genomic interval from Streptomyces sp. NBC_00464 contains the following:
- a CDS encoding glycosyl hydrolase family 95 catalytic domain-containing protein; translated protein: MTVRTHIDGTWEPRPAARWEDAFLGGNGRHGAMVYGDPVDDRVVVNHHTLVRPNGSEHLRPPELADRLDQLQSDLLAGDATAAERFGAGRPLVWVQPFHPAFQTRIRPTPDSSSGSDGGEPPAGYRRTVDFTTGEITAVCEGRRSQVFVSRADDVIVQYVTGPGLAVDLTLDHALPGAPPRLAIGRSTVLTPGGGRLSLRVGYPDSELAYTGVTVVRADGGRVSVAGEGIRVEGARSLLLLTRVRRHTGGLDLAAECAALPQDDYPTLLARHRALHRPAFQRASLSLDADPAERALPGSELVRRPGSPALLERLFAAGRYHLLSSSGVLPPRLTGLWTGDWDTAWSGAFTTNANLNLQIASASAAALPEVSEAHASLVYGQLADWRDNARALFGARGIVAPSHTDGESGHTRHYQRAYPLHLWTAGADWLLEPLIEHAETSGATDPRLVDALHEVALFYEDFLTRTAPDGTVAIVPSYSPENRPANASWGTVNATMDIAAARHALTASADRSPTAPASARRRELAARLPDYRVNEDGALAEWAWPGLEETYDHRHLSHLYPVWPLDAVNPYDTPELAAAAHRALELRGSENDSAHGHLHHALIAARLRDGMRVSAALDAVLAGDFFHDSLMSAHYPSRNVYNADAAHTLPAVVIESLVQSTPGRLVLLPAPPAGCPSGELRGVRTRFGAGLDLRWNSDGSATVVLHPTRDARIDVRTGNGSILTDSSAGSTAAPLELTAGVDRVLDLRRR
- a CDS encoding GH12 family glycosyl hydrolase domain-containing protein, with protein sequence MATRTRTLSRFVLAPATAVAALIGFAAAPAQAAIWSSSDQWGNYTTSDGYTLYNNIWGSGAGSQSIWANSSSNWGVRADHPNTGGIKSYPNAKKVVNKSITSLSSLTSNYNVTVPSSGAYNTSYDIWDSDYDYEVMLWVNYNGAVGPLGTSQGNVTLGGHTWTVYKGDNGANQVFSFLRTSDSTSGTVDILPILKWIKDTKGWWGNETIGDVQFGYEVTSSAGGLDFTTNGFGVSSS
- a CDS encoding beta-galactosidase, which gives rise to MPSLRDAARGRILFGGDYNPEQWPEEVWEDDARLMKEAGVNSVTLGVFSWAKIEPRPGAREFGWLDRLMDLMHTNGIGVVLATPTASPPPWMGARHPETLPRTEDGSVVWYGSRQQFCASSPVYRRYAAALTEDLAARYADHPALTVWHINNEYCTHCWCDETAAHFRRWLRSRYGTVDALNEAWGTAFWSQRYDSWTEILPPRKAQYMKNPAQVLDFKRFTSDALMECYVAERDIVARHTPRIPVTTNFMPLWSGQDAWAWSAQEDIVSVDIYPDPRDPQGGQYNAMLADMTRSQAAGPWMLMEQAAGPVNWRGVNHPKPEGLNRLWSLQAVARGADAVCYFQWRQSRQGSEKFHSGMLTHAGEQGRTFREIKRLGAELATLGPAVGGGDVPADVAILHDWDSWWAGTQEGRPSSLLDYTEVVQRWHRALWENGVATEFARPDADLSRFKAVAVPHLYLLTDASIDNLVAYAQGGGTLVCGFFSGVADVDDRIRPGGMDARLRELFGIRTLHEWWPLDADSAVECDGFRGTLWSEELEATQGTEVVAAYREGELAGLPAVLRRDRAHYLSTLPEPQALRALLGDMVRAAGVEPVLAGLPEGVEAVRRGELLFLLHHGRDSVTVAVPGAHEELLTGRTVEDRVELGRYGVAVLRSAAP
- a CDS encoding LacI family DNA-binding transcriptional regulator translates to MVTLAEVAQHAGVSASTVSYVLSGKRSISVPTRERVESSIQQLGYHPNAGARALASSRSNIIALMVPLRTDMYVPVMMEIAIAVATTARTHGYDVLLLTGEEGPAAVRRIAGSSLADAMILMDVELHDERLPLLRDTDRAAVLIGLPADTDGLTCVDLDFEATGALCVDHLAGLGHREVAVIGEAAAVYERHTGFAERTVDGIRAKAQETGVRVLHRPCEGGYPAMAQTLSRIFDERPGTTGFIVQNESAVEPLLNLLRQQGRAVPEDVSVVAICPEQVASQASVRLTSVAIPAQEMGRRSVEQVVAKLSGRGTDEVELLAPELTVRESTGPAPR
- a CDS encoding WD40/YVTN/BNR-like repeat-containing protein; protein product: MRASSAPTPSRRTVLAGAAVAAAAVALPVAGPAAAASKHHRDESTEPHRWRTAAIGGTGFVTGVLFHPSVKGLAYARTDIGGAYRWDDAKARWTALTDHLGWDDWNLLGIEALAVDPAHPDRLYLACGTYAQSWASPGAVLRSEDRGATWQRADLTVRLGANEDGRGAGERLLVDPRDSDTLWLGTRHDGLLRSTDRGATWAAADFPATASASGQGVMFLAAAGRVVYAGWGDGGSALYRGDGSGGWEAVPGQPSGSAATKVPVRAAYDAKGRALYVTYADAPGPNGQSAGSVHRLDTVTDTWSEVTPVQPDAAAGDGFGYGGVAVDARRAGTLVVTTNNRWSQIDTVFRSTDAGATWTSLKDTAVLDVAETPYLRWGGEAKFGWWIQAVAVDPFDSRHIVFGTGATIFGTRDLVHWAPEIRGLEESSVRFLLAPPGKGARLLSGLGDIGVMYHDSLTASPSRGMASNPVFGTATGLALAALKPAYVVRTGWPSGSTSAGASSDDGGRTWQPFATQPEIAASAPGPVAVSADGSVLLWSFVHWDGTKYPAHRSTDGGASWTEVATFPKGAAPVADPLDPRRFYVYDTDTGAVFHSADGGATFAPGAAGLPSGDVQFKVAAAPGRCGDLWLSAKDNGLFRSTDGGLTFTAVAGCQASHALGFGRAAPVKDRKRPGAGYPAVFQTGRVSATHDGVAVLRSDDAGATWVRINDDSHQWGWTGEVITGDPRVHGRVYLGTNGRGIQYAEPA